From the genome of Geobacter sp. SVR, one region includes:
- a CDS encoding ATP-binding protein yields MNVSTDKFDALVEKIERLIDRLAPDTAVSPDFDNCFAFRWEGSGETGGLIGVANPHLYDLNDLVGVDDIRDEVVRNTAQFVAGVPANNVLLWGERGCGKSSLVKGLLKPFAPGGLRIVELKRWDIMSLPRIVSQLRGVPRYFILFCDDLSFDEGEGDFRALKTLLDGDIEERPANVLIYATSNRRHLMPELTRDTRGDSEIHPEEAEGEKLALSDRFGLSFGFYRLSQDEYLSIVRHYAERRNLPLTDEELCDKALMWSLDSARRSGRSARQFIDDLEGRLRVRELNLSVDSRGTVRSPTAKKKSL; encoded by the coding sequence ATGAACGTCTCTACCGATAAATTCGATGCCCTGGTGGAAAAGATCGAACGTCTCATCGATCGGCTGGCGCCCGATACAGCCGTTTCCCCTGATTTCGACAACTGCTTCGCTTTTCGCTGGGAAGGCTCGGGAGAAACGGGGGGACTCATTGGGGTTGCCAACCCCCATCTCTACGACCTGAACGATCTGGTGGGGGTCGATGACATCCGCGACGAAGTGGTCCGCAATACGGCCCAATTCGTCGCTGGAGTGCCGGCCAACAATGTACTGCTGTGGGGCGAGCGGGGCTGCGGTAAATCGTCGCTGGTCAAGGGGCTGTTGAAACCTTTTGCCCCCGGCGGCTTGCGGATCGTGGAGCTGAAACGTTGGGACATCATGTCGCTGCCCCGGATCGTTTCGCAGTTGAGAGGCGTTCCCCGCTACTTCATCCTCTTTTGCGACGACCTCTCTTTTGACGAAGGGGAGGGGGATTTCCGGGCCCTGAAGACGCTGCTGGATGGCGATATCGAAGAACGCCCGGCCAACGTCCTGATCTATGCCACCTCAAATCGCCGTCACCTGATGCCTGAGCTGACGCGCGATACCCGTGGAGACAGCGAAATCCATCCCGAGGAGGCGGAGGGGGAAAAACTGGCCCTGTCCGACCGCTTCGGCCTCTCTTTCGGCTTTTACCGTTTGAGCCAGGACGAATATCTCTCCATTGTCCGGCATTACGCCGAACGGCGAAACCTTCCATTGACAGATGAAGAACTGTGCGATAAGGCCTTGATGTGGTCGCTGGATAGTGCCAGGCGAAGCGGCCGCTCCGCGCGGCAGTTCATCGATGACCTGGAAGGCCGGCTCCGCGTGCGGGAGCTGAACCTGTCCGTTGATTCACGCGGAACTGTCCGTTCTCCAACGGCGAAGAAGAAATCGCTGTAA
- a CDS encoding HDOD domain-containing protein has product MSTAIIPETVRKLLASQPIELPIFHPVALKLQQMLSTCDFTIDEVALVANEDMALASQMLKMANSPMYMGRTRVATIKEAVIRLGAQSVTNIALAASQATAHASGNPALDRYMKALWQHSHGCALGARWVALNCGMRGTADENYLAALLHDVGKLYLLKSIERLVDAGVISSLFDDELIMEIFEAMHVEQGLRLVQHWNFPGMYCDVIMSHHAEEWDAANRMLAMVRFVNLACRRMGLGLKHEPGLALIETQEARILGIGEFQIAELLELLEESRDAEV; this is encoded by the coding sequence ATGTCCACTGCCATCATACCGGAAACCGTCAGGAAGCTGCTGGCCTCCCAACCCATCGAGCTGCCCATTTTCCATCCGGTGGCCCTCAAGCTGCAACAGATGCTGTCCACCTGCGATTTTACCATCGACGAAGTTGCCCTGGTCGCCAATGAAGACATGGCCCTGGCCAGCCAGATGCTCAAGATGGCCAACTCCCCCATGTACATGGGGCGCACCCGGGTCGCCACCATCAAGGAAGCGGTCATCCGCCTGGGGGCCCAATCCGTCACCAATATCGCCCTGGCAGCCTCTCAGGCGACTGCGCATGCTTCCGGCAATCCAGCCCTTGACCGGTACATGAAGGCTCTTTGGCAGCACAGCCACGGCTGCGCCCTTGGCGCCCGCTGGGTTGCCCTGAATTGCGGAATGCGCGGCACTGCCGATGAGAATTACCTGGCAGCGCTCTTGCACGATGTCGGAAAGCTCTACCTTCTCAAGTCGATCGAGCGTCTGGTGGATGCCGGGGTTATCAGTTCCCTGTTCGACGATGAACTGATAATGGAGATTTTCGAAGCCATGCATGTTGAACAGGGATTGCGGCTGGTACAGCACTGGAATTTCCCCGGCATGTACTGCGACGTCATTATGTCGCATCACGCCGAGGAATGGGATGCGGCAAACAGGATGCTGGCCATGGTCCGTTTCGTCAATCTGGCCTGCCGCAGAATGGGCCTGGGGCTCAAACATGAGCCGGGGCTGGCGCTGATTGAAACGCAGGAAGCACGGATCCTGGGCATCGGCGAGTTTCAGATTGCCGAGTTGCTGGAGCTGCTGGAAGAAAGCAGGGATGCGGAAGTATAG
- a CDS encoding decaprenyl-phosphate phosphoribosyltransferase, translating to MPVGNVGWILSDFKSFIQLLRPRQWLKNLMLYFPPFLGGTLLQPGTAFRGILPFVAFSMVSSATYIVNDTFDYRNDRHHPEKCKRPLPSGRVSIPAALVLAACLASGGIGLASLSYSPAFLIILCLYLGISVAYSFRLKDIPLVDIFCISAGFLLRLEAGGAVFGLAISQWLFLSVFLLSIFLSSGKRIAEKQKLAGGAVLHRKALDGYPAGLLDAIMQMSGGAVLVTYTMYAISRHSSLLVYTVPLCCFGLFRYLLRIRRGEGGDPTESLTKDVPLFLVGLIWAIMVGWGIYGR from the coding sequence ATGCCTGTCGGCAATGTGGGTTGGATTTTGTCAGACTTCAAATCGTTCATACAGCTTCTGCGGCCGCGTCAATGGCTGAAGAACCTGATGCTGTACTTCCCCCCGTTTCTGGGGGGAACTCTGCTACAGCCCGGAACGGCTTTCCGCGGAATACTTCCCTTTGTCGCGTTCAGCATGGTTTCGAGCGCAACCTACATCGTCAACGATACCTTTGATTATCGCAACGACCGCCATCATCCGGAAAAATGCAAGCGCCCGCTGCCTTCGGGCCGTGTTTCGATCCCGGCCGCGCTTGTATTGGCGGCATGCCTCGCCTCAGGCGGCATCGGCCTGGCCAGTCTGTCATACTCTCCCGCCTTTCTGATCATCCTCTGTCTCTATCTCGGCATTTCAGTGGCGTATTCGTTCCGGCTGAAGGACATTCCGCTGGTCGACATCTTCTGCATCTCTGCCGGTTTTCTGCTGAGGCTCGAAGCGGGAGGCGCCGTTTTCGGCCTCGCCATCTCGCAATGGCTGTTTCTGAGCGTGTTTCTGCTCTCGATTTTTCTCAGTTCCGGCAAGCGTATTGCCGAGAAGCAGAAGTTGGCCGGCGGCGCTGTACTGCATCGCAAGGCGTTGGATGGATATCCTGCTGGACTACTGGATGCGATCATGCAGATGAGCGGCGGGGCTGTGCTGGTCACGTACACCATGTATGCCATTTCCCGTCATTCCTCTCTTTTGGTGTACACCGTCCCCTTGTGCTGCTTCGGCTTGTTCAGGTACTTGCTGCGCATCCGGAGAGGGGAGGGGGGAGACCCGACCGAGTCCCTGACAAAGGATGTCCCCTTGTTTCTCGTGGGTCTGATCTGGGCTATCATGGTGGGATGGGGGATTTACGGCCGATGA
- a CDS encoding glycosyltransferase family A protein translates to MRDAFLRTLYRLFPFDLRGDCPVPPSREGIRISCIINFYGRLDLLNGILHSLAQQQYDRELFEVVLVEDRNGTEAGRHLAKDFSSSLQTVYLPLDKNFGNMGYSRNYGLRHSRGEIVLFLDDDTVLLQQDFLEVLDDEFRRKPRADAIIPHGHASFALIEGQYDHHDPYFMTSRCTAYRRQVLAELGGFVSHFVGQEDVEFVVRFLLAGKISICAAGLNYFHPPLLVPNFRKPKAVGHSFYRLKARYPVLLWLLVLINCSRHAPLYLLPARRCREMGRFGIGFLAGVLVSLFKKEGFHYN, encoded by the coding sequence ATGAGAGATGCCTTTCTGCGCACGCTGTACCGTCTGTTCCCGTTCGATTTGCGTGGCGACTGCCCGGTGCCTCCATCGCGTGAGGGAATACGGATTTCCTGCATTATCAATTTTTACGGCCGTCTCGATCTTTTGAACGGCATCCTTCATTCCCTTGCCCAGCAGCAGTATGACAGAGAGCTCTTTGAAGTCGTGCTGGTCGAGGATCGTAATGGAACCGAAGCCGGACGACACCTTGCGAAAGATTTTAGCTCCTCACTGCAAACGGTCTATCTGCCGCTGGACAAGAATTTCGGGAACATGGGCTATTCAAGGAACTATGGTCTGCGTCATTCCCGGGGCGAGATAGTTCTTTTTCTCGACGACGACACGGTCCTGCTGCAGCAAGATTTTCTTGAAGTACTCGATGATGAATTCAGACGTAAACCAAGGGCAGACGCGATAATTCCTCATGGTCACGCCAGCTTTGCCTTGATCGAGGGGCAGTATGACCATCATGATCCCTACTTCATGACCAGTCGTTGTACTGCGTATCGACGGCAGGTCCTTGCGGAGCTGGGAGGATTTGTGTCGCACTTCGTGGGTCAGGAGGATGTGGAGTTCGTTGTCAGGTTTCTGCTGGCGGGTAAAATTTCCATCTGTGCAGCTGGCTTGAATTACTTTCATCCCCCCTTGTTGGTCCCCAATTTTCGCAAGCCCAAAGCTGTAGGCCACTCCTTCTATCGCCTGAAAGCGCGTTATCCGGTCTTGCTGTGGCTGCTGGTCCTGATCAATTGTTCACGCCATGCGCCGCTGTATCTCCTGCCTGCCAGGCGCTGCCGGGAGATGGGACGGTTTGGGATCGGGTTTCTGGCGGGGGTGCTTGTTTCGCTTTTCAAAAAAGAAGGGTTTCACTACAATTAA
- a CDS encoding ABC transporter permease, producing the protein MEQMEILIKPDMGARNYWRDIWRYRELFFFLAWRDILVRYKQTAIGIAWSVLRPLLTMLVFTIVFGKLAKLPSNGVPYPIMVYTAMLPWQFFANSLTESSNSLIDNANLLSKVYFPRLIVPAGSVIVSMVDFLISAAILSGLMAWYRFIPDARILFLPVFFMMAFMASFGAGLWLSALNVTYRDFRYVVPFLVQFGLYISPVGFSSAIVPEEWRLLYFLNPMVGVIDGFRWALLGDAFPVNWPGLGLSFLLVMLILMGGVCYFRRMERSFADVV; encoded by the coding sequence ATGGAACAGATGGAGATTCTGATAAAACCCGACATGGGGGCGCGTAACTACTGGCGGGACATCTGGCGCTACCGCGAGCTTTTTTTCTTCCTGGCCTGGCGCGACATTCTGGTGCGCTACAAGCAGACCGCCATCGGCATTGCCTGGAGTGTGCTGCGTCCGCTCCTGACCATGCTGGTCTTCACCATCGTCTTCGGAAAGCTGGCCAAGCTCCCCTCCAACGGCGTGCCATACCCGATCATGGTTTATACGGCCATGCTGCCATGGCAGTTCTTTGCCAACTCCCTTACCGAGAGCAGCAACTCGCTGATCGACAATGCCAATCTGCTGAGCAAGGTTTACTTTCCCCGCCTGATTGTCCCGGCCGGCTCGGTTATCGTCAGTATGGTGGATTTTCTAATCTCCGCGGCCATCCTGAGTGGGCTGATGGCATGGTATCGTTTCATCCCCGATGCGAGGATCCTGTTTTTGCCCGTATTCTTCATGATGGCATTCATGGCCTCCTTTGGCGCTGGTTTGTGGCTCTCGGCCCTCAACGTCACATACCGTGATTTCCGCTATGTCGTCCCGTTTCTGGTGCAGTTCGGGCTCTACATCTCGCCGGTCGGCTTCTCCAGCGCCATCGTACCCGAAGAGTGGCGCCTCCTTTATTTCCTCAACCCCATGGTCGGTGTTATCGATGGGTTCCGCTGGGCTCTGCTCGGGGATGCCTTTCCGGTGAACTGGCCCGGCCTGGGTCTTTCCTTCCTGCTGGTGATGCTGATCCTAATGGGCGGCGTATGCTATTTCCGCCGAATGGAACGCAGCTTTGCGGACGTGGTGTAG
- a CDS encoding ABC transporter ATP-binding protein, which yields MSTVITVENLGKKYLLNHQSGRQPYVALRDVLSDGMRSLSRKLLGSGAGTSHGAGREEFWALRDVSFEVRQGDRIGIIGRNGAGKSTLLKILSRITEPTTGSIRIKGRVASLLEVGTGFHPELTGRENIYLNGAILGMSRVEIRKKFDEIVAFAEIEKFLDTPVKRYSSGMYVRLAFAVAAHLEPEILVVDEVLAVGDAQFQKKCLGKMEDVSAREGRTILFVSHNMAAVGQLCDRGLWLERGTIKSMGTVSKVVDAYLSDGDAAAGVRIWSGSESAPGNERISLLVVRVRDHLDEVSAQLDMEHSFSVELEYQIHAPHAQLRTGFWIYTAEGVLVFVAGDNEDPAWRGVKRPGGRYLSRCRIPAMLLNSGRYSVTVAADIQGSELLFLQHNVLSFQVEQTGPTVLDGAQRSPGIVRPSLAWRVERMGGK from the coding sequence ATGTCCACTGTTATCACCGTAGAAAACCTGGGCAAGAAGTACCTCCTGAACCACCAGTCCGGCCGGCAGCCCTATGTGGCTCTGCGCGACGTGCTCAGTGATGGCATGAGGAGCTTGAGCCGCAAGCTGCTGGGAAGCGGCGCTGGCACCTCACACGGTGCCGGGAGGGAAGAGTTCTGGGCGCTCCGGGACGTCTCCTTCGAGGTCAGGCAAGGAGACCGGATCGGCATCATCGGCAGAAACGGCGCTGGCAAATCCACGCTGCTGAAGATATTAAGCCGCATCACCGAGCCGACCACCGGCAGCATACGGATAAAGGGGAGGGTGGCTAGCCTGCTGGAGGTAGGAACCGGATTTCATCCCGAACTGACCGGCAGGGAGAACATCTACCTCAACGGCGCCATCCTGGGGATGAGCCGGGTCGAGATCAGGAAAAAGTTCGATGAGATCGTTGCTTTTGCCGAGATAGAGAAATTTCTCGATACGCCGGTGAAGCGCTATTCTTCGGGAATGTACGTGCGGCTGGCATTTGCGGTGGCTGCCCATCTGGAGCCGGAGATACTGGTAGTGGACGAGGTTCTGGCGGTTGGGGATGCACAGTTCCAGAAGAAGTGCCTGGGGAAGATGGAAGATGTGTCGGCAAGGGAAGGGCGAACGATCCTCTTCGTCAGCCACAACATGGCGGCAGTCGGCCAACTCTGCGACCGTGGGCTCTGGCTGGAACGCGGCACCATAAAGAGCATGGGGACTGTGTCTAAGGTCGTGGACGCGTATCTTTCAGACGGTGACGCCGCTGCCGGTGTTCGCATCTGGAGCGGCAGCGAATCTGCTCCCGGCAACGAGCGGATTTCACTTCTCGTGGTCCGGGTGCGCGACCATCTCGATGAGGTTTCGGCCCAACTTGATATGGAACATTCTTTCTCGGTGGAACTGGAATACCAGATCCACGCCCCTCATGCCCAACTCCGTACCGGCTTCTGGATCTATACAGCCGAAGGGGTACTGGTCTTCGTAGCCGGCGACAACGAGGATCCGGCCTGGCGGGGAGTGAAGCGTCCGGGAGGACGCTACCTGAGCCGTTGCCGAATTCCGGCCATGCTGCTTAATTCCGGACGCTATTCTGTGACGGTAGCCGCCGATATCCAGGGCTCCGAACTTCTCTTCCTGCAGCACAACGTGCTGAGCTTCCAGGTCGAACAGACAGGACCGACCGTCCTTGACGGCGCTCAGCGTTCACCCGGCATTGTTCGCCCTTCCTTGGCGTGGCGTGTGGAGCGGATGGGCGGAAAGTGA
- a CDS encoding B12-binding domain-containing radical SAM protein, translating into MSMPRIVLIDVGGWQGGLGRGVHYPNIGIAYLAAALQRAGYGVTVLDLNNEYLSEEEILTSLQSGQADLVGLSVKTATMGSARRLGALIKSRYPRLPLVVGGPHASVATTEIAKEPWVDYLLVGEGELALAELGYRVAGGMLTEGVTGVVFCRTDHPLPPSVPARVPCLDDLEYPDFSVFGSGVIEAVRQSYPIITSRGCPYQCTYCSVRKISGSTVRYRSPEAVVDELDRARQEYGIRGFEVVDDSFNVDMTRSKDICRLLIERGLVMPWSCPNGIRADRIDAELATLMARSGCLAVMIGIESADHDVLAAVKKGESIEAIEKGIRVLKEAGLGVGGFFIIGLPGDSYRAQLRSVDFALKHGISAHFNMLVPYPGTEVYDWVVSHGRFLEPGSGGMHFSDSKVRPVFETDGFTARERQRAYEMAHTRLRRFDMLIPHTVPVWRRRLEVARLMLRYDAGSLLPAAVKAMVRAAIGSRNVATQRED; encoded by the coding sequence ATGAGCATGCCCAGAATCGTTCTCATCGACGTGGGCGGATGGCAAGGGGGGCTCGGTCGCGGAGTTCACTACCCCAATATCGGCATCGCCTATCTCGCAGCCGCTCTCCAGAGGGCGGGCTACGGCGTGACGGTGCTCGACCTGAATAACGAATATCTAAGCGAAGAGGAGATCCTGACATCCCTGCAGTCGGGCCAAGCGGACTTGGTCGGTCTATCGGTGAAAACCGCCACTATGGGCAGCGCTCGCCGGCTCGGCGCCCTAATCAAGTCCCGCTACCCCCGGCTACCGCTGGTGGTTGGGGGGCCCCATGCCAGCGTCGCCACGACCGAGATTGCAAAAGAACCGTGGGTTGACTACCTTCTCGTGGGGGAGGGGGAGCTTGCCTTGGCGGAGCTTGGCTACCGGGTTGCGGGGGGGATGCTGACCGAGGGGGTGACGGGAGTCGTTTTCTGTCGCACCGACCATCCCTTACCGCCCTCTGTCCCGGCCCGGGTGCCCTGTCTGGATGACCTCGAGTATCCCGACTTCTCGGTTTTCGGCAGCGGCGTGATCGAGGCTGTCCGCCAAAGCTACCCCATCATCACCAGCCGCGGCTGCCCTTACCAATGCACCTACTGCAGCGTGCGCAAGATCAGCGGCTCCACCGTCCGCTACCGCTCTCCCGAGGCGGTAGTGGACGAGCTTGACCGGGCACGGCAGGAGTACGGCATTCGCGGGTTCGAAGTGGTGGACGATTCCTTTAACGTCGACATGACGCGTTCGAAGGATATCTGTCGGCTGTTGATCGAGCGGGGGCTGGTCATGCCCTGGAGCTGTCCAAACGGCATCAGGGCTGACAGGATCGATGCCGAGCTTGCCACCCTGATGGCGCGCTCCGGTTGTCTGGCTGTCATGATCGGCATTGAGAGCGCTGATCACGATGTGTTGGCGGCCGTAAAAAAAGGGGAATCAATCGAGGCCATCGAGAAGGGTATCCGCGTTCTCAAGGAGGCGGGGCTTGGGGTGGGGGGCTTCTTCATCATCGGCCTGCCCGGCGATTCCTACCGGGCGCAGCTGCGTTCGGTCGACTTCGCTCTCAAGCACGGCATCAGCGCCCATTTCAACATGCTGGTCCCCTATCCGGGAACCGAGGTCTACGACTGGGTCGTCTCCCACGGCCGTTTCCTCGAACCTGGCAGCGGGGGGATGCACTTCAGTGACTCGAAAGTACGGCCGGTTTTCGAAACCGACGGTTTCACTGCCCGGGAACGGCAGCGTGCCTACGAGATGGCCCATACCCGCCTGCGGCGTTTCGATATGCTGATCCCGCACACGGTCCCTGTCTGGCGTCGCCGGCTGGAGGTGGCACGGCTCATGCTGCGTTACGACGCCGGCTCGCTCTTGCCTGCGGCCGTCAAGGCCATGGTTCGCGCCGCGATCGGCTCCCGCAACGTCGCTACGCAAAGGGAGGATTGA
- a CDS encoding radical SAM protein — MIYLVNPPCPPGSVSNKDTMGGLGQLYPAGTPTIMPPIDLPYLAALFREHRLSCVTLDCLGSGMDAGDLLLALKRNRPRLVALRTSLPSLEWDLKLAELIRTVVDTELIMFGPCLKYLGELALRDGHVDAVVPGEAELVLPKLAAAPPGSPVAGVVRRGSAVVDDGGRIEDLDALPFPAWDLLPYHNYHCLGLVRNLRPFVTALSSRGCPHGCAYCPYPVVQGRKIRLRSAQNVVEELVWLDHGLGVRAVLFRDPEFAVSRDRVAAICEGMLQRSLTLSWRCETRIENLDPELLSLMARAGCVGINLGVESANEEILRGVGRKSFPYEKARTLIDCCHRLGIETFCFFVLGLPGESWRSALATIDYALALAPRAVQFTVATPYPGTGLWEWASGHGFIEEGSFSALTGYEATMRTEHLRIDELASLRDYAYRAWSMRGAAPWFRIAGCVRNLSHELKAAASFLRERREVRAKSVACGTGVTNG; from the coding sequence ATGATCTACTTGGTGAATCCCCCTTGTCCTCCGGGATCGGTCTCCAACAAGGACACCATGGGAGGGCTGGGACAGCTGTATCCGGCGGGCACCCCGACCATCATGCCCCCCATCGACCTCCCCTATCTCGCTGCCCTTTTCAGAGAGCACCGCCTCTCCTGCGTCACCCTCGACTGTCTCGGCTCCGGGATGGACGCGGGCGACCTGCTCCTGGCCTTGAAAAGAAACCGGCCGCGCCTGGTGGCTCTGCGCACTTCCCTGCCGAGCCTGGAGTGGGACTTGAAGCTGGCCGAACTGATCCGGACGGTTGTTGATACCGAACTGATCATGTTCGGACCCTGCCTGAAGTACCTGGGGGAACTGGCGCTCCGCGACGGTCATGTTGATGCGGTGGTGCCCGGGGAAGCGGAATTGGTCTTGCCCAAACTGGCCGCTGCACCCCCGGGTTCGCCGGTGGCCGGGGTGGTCCGCCGCGGTTCTGCTGTTGTGGACGACGGCGGTCGGATCGAAGACCTGGATGCGCTCCCCTTCCCGGCCTGGGATCTGCTCCCGTACCATAATTACCACTGTCTCGGGCTGGTCCGCAACCTTCGGCCCTTCGTGACCGCGCTCTCCAGCCGGGGCTGTCCGCACGGTTGTGCCTACTGCCCTTATCCGGTCGTGCAGGGGAGGAAGATAAGGCTGAGATCGGCGCAGAACGTGGTGGAAGAGTTGGTCTGGCTGGATCACGGTCTCGGCGTCCGGGCCGTCCTCTTTCGCGACCCAGAGTTCGCTGTCAGCAGGGACCGCGTGGCGGCCATTTGCGAGGGAATGCTTCAGCGCTCCCTTACGCTTTCCTGGCGTTGCGAGACAAGGATCGAGAATCTCGACCCGGAACTCCTCTCCCTTATGGCGCGGGCGGGATGCGTCGGTATCAACCTGGGGGTCGAAAGCGCCAATGAGGAGATCCTGCGCGGGGTTGGCCGCAAATCCTTTCCCTATGAAAAGGCCCGCACCCTGATCGATTGCTGCCACAGACTCGGGATCGAGACGTTCTGTTTCTTCGTGCTGGGTCTCCCCGGCGAGAGCTGGAGGTCGGCGCTTGCCACCATCGATTACGCCCTGGCACTGGCCCCCCGGGCAGTACAGTTCACCGTGGCTACCCCCTATCCCGGAACAGGACTTTGGGAGTGGGCCTCCGGCCACGGTTTCATCGAGGAGGGCAGTTTCAGTGCTCTGACCGGTTACGAGGCGACTATGAGGACGGAGCACCTGCGGATTGACGAACTGGCCTCGCTTAGGGATTACGCTTACCGGGCCTGGAGTATGCGAGGGGCTGCTCCCTGGTTCCGGATCGCGGGGTGCGTAAGAAACCTCAGCCACGAACTGAAAGCAGCTGCCTCATTTCTGAGGGAGCGCCGTGAGGTGAGGGCAAAATCTGTAGCGTGTGGTACGGGAGTTACGAATGGCTAG
- a CDS encoding SDR family NAD(P)-dependent oxidoreductase has translation MASSRVVVITGAGSGIGRATALTCAGAGTVVAVCGRSMLPLRETASLVETAGGAARAYAVDVRETESVRKMVKAVVREFERIDVLVNNAGVIAAKPFLASSDQEWNEQIAINLTGTYNCCRAVLPSMVAAGEGVIVNISSVLGRIGIAGYAGYSASKFGVIGLTQSLADEYRGSGIRVYAVCPGGTDTPLHRSVVGDEEAKNAMAPSRVAGVIVDLFDPSPALPSGKEVVVDDRAVRTPWMKRFLEKVWHR, from the coding sequence ATGGCTAGCAGCCGGGTGGTCGTCATCACCGGTGCCGGCAGCGGCATTGGGCGGGCCACCGCGCTGACCTGCGCTGGAGCGGGGACGGTGGTCGCGGTCTGCGGCCGCTCGATGCTCCCCCTCCGGGAGACAGCATCTCTGGTGGAGACTGCGGGCGGTGCGGCCCGGGCCTATGCCGTTGATGTCAGGGAAACGGAAAGCGTGCGGAAAATGGTCAAGGCGGTGGTCCGCGAATTCGAACGGATAGACGTCCTGGTCAATAACGCCGGCGTCATAGCCGCCAAGCCTTTTCTGGCCTCGAGCGATCAAGAGTGGAACGAGCAGATTGCTATCAACCTGACCGGCACCTACAATTGCTGTCGCGCCGTACTCCCCTCCATGGTGGCCGCTGGGGAGGGAGTGATCGTCAACATCTCTTCCGTCCTCGGCCGGATAGGCATCGCCGGCTATGCAGGCTACAGCGCTTCCAAATTCGGCGTTATCGGTCTCACTCAGTCCCTCGCCGACGAATACCGCGGGTCGGGTATACGGGTCTATGCGGTATGTCCAGGGGGAACCGACACCCCGCTTCACCGTAGTGTGGTCGGTGATGAGGAGGCGAAAAACGCCATGGCCCCTTCGCGTGTCGCCGGGGTGATCGTCGACCTCTTTGATCCCTCCCCGGCACTTCCTTCAGGGAAAGAGGTGGTGGTGGACGACCGGGCGGTCAGGACGCCTTGGATGAAGCGTTTCCTGGAGAAGGTTTGGCACCGGTGA